ATTcatacgtgtgtgtttgtgtgcagggtCTGGGCACTGATGAGGAAACGCTGATGGAGATTCTCAGTACGAGATCTGGGACGCAGCTGAAAGAAATCAGTGCTGCATATAAACAATGTGGGTAACAAGACGTGATGATGTGTGATCCATTCTAAATATTGATGATTGCATTACTTTCTCTTTTGCAGTGTATAAGAAGGACCTGGAGAAGGAAGTGAAAGGGGAGACCAGTGGAGACTTTGCTAAGCTTGTTGTTGCTTTATTGAATGTAATTACATTTTCCCCTTTCTTCAACATGAGCACTGATCTCTGACATTCTTATTATTAAAGGTGGCAGCTTGAGTTATTTTTGTCTCCTCGTCCTTAAAACAGAAGGAGAATGGGTTTGGTGTGATTCAAAGAGATGTCGAGTCTCTCGCTGCATCTCTAAATGGGAAAAAAGCTGATGCAACACCGTGGATCAACATCCTGACCTCCCGAGACTCAGACCATCTTAACAAAGGTGAGGCGGTCAGTGTGCGTTCTTGAACTCCTCTCTGTGAGTTTGTGTTGATTTGTGTTAATTTCCTGCAGTCTTCATGGGCCTGGAGCTGCAGAGTGGACAGATGGTGAACGAGCTGGTGGAGAAACGCTTCTCTGGAGACTTTCGACTGGGTTTGAAGGTTTTAGGTAAACATAATCAGAGCTGATGTTTGTGTACGCGCTGTGCATGTCGATAGGTTCTGACCGTTGTTGTGCTGTGACAGTTCAGTGCATTCAAAACCCGGATGTGTACCTCGCCAAGAGACTAACTACAGTGAAGGTAACAtgatgttattgttttatttctgttgtcaAAACCAGAAAGAATACAACCTTTTTTCATCAATTATGCTGCTTTGATCCTTCCTGTCTTGTCTTGCAGCCGCCATTACTGCAGAGTATCATGGTGGCTCACAGTGAGGAGGATCTGCTGTGTATCCGAGCTGCCTACCGTAAACAAACAGGCACCTCACTGTACACCGCTCTACAGGTAGGTCACAAACATTCTGCAACTGTTTTTCTCCAAATACGACTCTAAAATCcaaatatatttaatttttttcaccACCAGAATCAGTTCAAAGGAGACTATCTACACGCTCTGCTGGCCATCTGTCGATCTGAAGACTGAACTACATTTTAAATTGTTGCattctgtgttcatttaaacacattttctttcacCTGAATATATTCTATTGTTGCACAAAAACAATTGAAATCAACACTTTGCATGTGATGGTTTTCAGAACAATTTATTAACTTATACACGTACTATGTGCTACTAACTGTAATAAAACAAGTTTATGAGTGCAGTTTGTCTACATGTCTACAGCAATATTCTCTTTTCAAATAAATATCAAGAAAACAAcctgtgtttacattttctgcAAAAACCTACATAAACTAAATAATAAGTGATGTATCAAAGTACAGAATTATAGGTTGAAGTCATTATAAGCTGTCAAAGTCAGGATTTAATCAGTCACTTCAGTggactgtaaaaacacacactgagctgcagttACACtcaaagacattttaacacaaagaGAGGCAcaagagacaccagcacagaagCTTTGACCTCTGAGCCCTCACTGAATGACATGGTTTCAGTGGTCAAGGTGGTCTCATTGTAACTAGTTGAGTTGGAAGTTGGGTTCATGGTTGATGTAGTGACTGGAGATCGGGTTGTTGTGGTTCTGGTGACAGGAGTGGCCGTAGATTTAGTTGTAGTActgtttgtggttgttgtggtggtggtggttggggcAGAGGTTGTAGTGGTGGTTGTAGTGGGATTTTGGGTAGTGGTGGTTGTCTTGGTTAGGGTGGAGGTCGTAGTAGGGATCCAAGCTGCCGTCGTGGTTGCTTTGCTTGCTGTCGTGGTTGCGATGCTTGCTGTCATTGTTGCGTTGCTTGCTATATTGGTTGTTGTGTTGCTTGCTGTCGTTGTTGCGTTGCTCACTGGAGTGGTTGTTGTGGTTGGAGTGGAGGTCGTAGTAGGGATCcaagctgctgttgtggttgcTTTGCCTGCTGTCGTGGTTGCGATGCTTGCTGCCATTGTTGCATTGCTTGCTATATTGGTTGTTGTGTTGCTTGCTGTCGTTGTTGCGTTGCTCACTGGAGTGGTTGTTGTGGTTGGAGTGGAGGTCGTAGTGGGGATTGGAGCTGTAGGGGTTGTTGTGTAATTGATTGGGGTGGAAGTTGTGGTGATGGTTGTAGTGGAATTCTgggtagttgttgttgttgtggttgggTTGGAAGTTGTGGTGATGGTTGTAGTCTTGATTAGAGCTGCAGTTGCAGTGGTTGCgttggtggtggttgtggttgCACCATCTGGAGTGGTTGTGTTGGCAGTGGTTCCATTGTTTGGTAGAGTGGTGGGTGTGTTACCCTCTGGAGAGTTGGTTGCATTGATGGAGGTTGTGTTGTCTGATAGGGCGTTAGTTGTGGTGCTTGCATTTCTCACTGTATTAGTTGCGTTGCTCGCTGTAGTGGTTGTGTCGCTTGCTGTAGTGGTTGCATGGTTTGCTGTAGTAGTTGCGTTGCTCGCTGTAGTGGTTGTGTCTCTTGCTGTAGTGGTTGCATGGTTTGCTGTAGTGGTTGCATTTCTCGATGTATTAGTTGCATTCCTAGCTGTAGTGGTTGC
This region of Parambassis ranga chromosome 2, fParRan2.1, whole genome shotgun sequence genomic DNA includes:
- the anxa14 gene encoding annexin A2; the encoded protein is MDPDYFKSYDMCWGTLGTVRPFSNFYPERDAEEIQAALEKKDTLNLVRILTNRSNAQRQVIAKTFEELTKKDLEAALKKALSGDLESVLVELLMPPMQYEALRLQQAMAGLGTDEETLMEILSTRSGTQLKEISAAYKQLYKKDLEKEVKGETSGDFAKLVVALLNKENGFGVIQRDVESLAASLNGKKADATPWINILTSRDSDHLNKVFMGLELQSGQMVNELVEKRFSGDFRLGLKVLVQCIQNPDVYLAKRLTTVKPPLLQSIMVAHSEEDLLCIRAAYRKQTGTSLYTALQNQFKGDYLHALLAICRSED